GTCTTGTAAAACAAAAATTTCCGTTGAAGATAAAAGCTCGGTATTTTTACAACCGGAATACGCTAAGGGTTTTATAATTATGGAAGACCGGAATAATTATTTCATTCATATAATTAATCCGTCGGATACAAACGAAATCGTTGCAAAAATCCAACTAGGAAAGTCGGATATCAAAAAAGAAAATAAATTAGTTTGCTTTTCCACAACACATATTGCTTTTTGCGATAAAATAGGCCATATCAATAACATCTGCGGTATTCCGGACACAAGTAACTATAATAAAGTTGATATTTTCAGAAAGTTGAATAAACAAACGGAAATAATTACACTTGCCAACAATCCTAAAATTGAGAAAATCATTTCGTTACAACCTGATTTTATCACTACAAGCGAATACCAAAAATCCAACTTTCTAAGTTTAGAGAACGCCGGCATAAAATGTATTCCGGTTTTAGAATATTTAGAAACACACCCTTTAGGCAGAGCCGAATGGCTGAAGCTGTTTGCATTTTTATTTGGTGAAATTGATTTTGCCGATAAAATTTGTGAAGATATTTTTAAAAGATATAATGAATTGGCGGATGAGCAGGAATATATTCCCGACAAACCTGCTATTTTCGATTGCATGGAATATCACGGTTATTGGTATGCCGCAGGAGGTAAAAGTTATATTGCTTCGTTTTACAGAGATGCCGGTTTTGAATATATTTTTGCCGATGATAAGCATGCGGGAAGTTTTCCTGTTTCTTCCGAGATAGCAATTGCGGAAGGCGCAACTACGGAATTCTGGCGAATTGTTTTTCCGTCGCGTTTTGAAGTAACTTTGGATGACATCACCAAACAAAATCATCTTTATAAACACTTTTTATCCGTAAAAACAGGAAAAGTGATTGTGTGTAATCCGTCAATCACACAGTATTATATTGAAGACATCCTTGAGCCTGAAATTGTTTTGTCGGATTTTATCAATTGCCGTACCGGAAATGACGGCGAAAATAAATATTATAAATTATTACACTAAATATGAAATATTTTTACACTTGTCACATATTACTTCTAAATTACATTTGTATGTAAATTTCGAAAATTTCGTAATTCCGTCTATTAAATTATTTCAAAAAGAAATTAAAATTAGTTTTGAAACTGCAATCAACAATAATATGAAAAAAATCTTATTACTAACAATCGTTTTCTGTACATTAAATCTTCACGCACAAACAAATAAGGAATATGAAGAATTTCTTAAAAACAGGAGTTCGGAACTTCAACAATATACACAATCGAGAAACGAGGAATTTTCCAAGTTTCTGGAAGAACGCTGGAAGGAATTTAATGCGATGCAGGGAATGCCGGTACCTTCGCAACCTAAACCGGATATAATGCCGGATGCCGGCAATATCAAACCGACCGAACCTGTCAAAATTGAAGTTGAAGATATTATTATTCCCGAAAGTCCGAAAATAGAAGAAAAGATTCAGCCGTCTGATCCGAAAAATGAAGAAATTATTAAGCAGGAAGAAATTCAGATAGATAAAAAACCAATTTCGCCGAATCCGGAGAAGCCGTCACAAAACCGTAAAGAACCAGAACATAAATTCGAGCCGACCGTTACACCGGCTATCAATAAAAACGTTTTAAACTTTTCATTATATAACACAAAACTTGAAACCCCGTATGTTAGTACTTTCAATATCAGGTTAAAAGATATTAAGGAGAAAAGTGTGTCGGAATTCTGGGATTCTTTAGACAGGGAAAATCTTTCAGAAATAACAGGACAATTACTTAAAACAAAGAATGAAATGCAGCTGAACGATTGGGGATTTTTCAATCTTTGTAAAGAAACAGTCAACACAATATTTAAAACCAATAATTCTAACGAAAAAACAATTTGCGGCGTATATCTTTTAAATCAATGCGGATATGAAATTAAAATTGCAAGATTTGAAGACAGATTGATTTACCTTTTTCCGGCTGAACAACAAATTTTTCAACAAGCATATATTTCATTAGATAACAATAAGTACTATATTTTCGAACATGATAAAAAATCTAATCAGAGATATCCTTCGGTTTTTACTTATAATTTCAGTTTCGACAAAAACGCTTCTAAATTTGATTTGAATATCAACAGTCCGATTAATATCGGAAATACGAATTTGAATGACAAGATTGCCAATGTTAACAATGAAAAATTAGATATTACATATAGTAAGAATATTATTGATTATTATAAGGATTATCCTCGCACAGAATTAATTGTATATTTTAGTGCTGCTGTTGACGAATCTCTTTCCAAGTCTATAAAATCTCAATTGGGTTCTATGCTTCAAGGCAAAACAGAACTCGAATCGGTAAATTTTATTTTAAAATTCATCAATGATAATTTCAAATATAAAACAGACGACGATCAGTTCGGATATGAGAAGTGGTTTTTCTGTGAGGAGAATTTTTACTATCCTTACGGCGATTGTGAAGACCGTTCTATATTATTCTCTTGGCTTGTTGATGAATTACTGAATTTGGATGTTGTGCTTCTGGATTACCCAAACCATATTGCAACGGCAGTACATTTCAATGAAAATGTATCCGGCGATTATATTCTTGTTAACGGGAAAAAATACATAATCTGCGACCCAACTTATTTCAATGCCAAAGCCGGAATGTGTATGCCGCAGTACAAAAACCAGAAAGCTACTGTTATTTCAAGGAAAAACTGAGATTGTTCAAAAATCCGGAAATAATAAACCGAAAGCATTAGTTAATGTTATTGCTAGGAGCGCAAGGACAAAGCAATCCAATCCGCCGTATCCTTATTAAAATATTTTTCAAGCAAATTATTCTCAATCAGTTCTTTGGAGTTAGTTTGGATAAAATCGCCCTTTGAGTTCATTACCCATAATTTATCTGCCATATCCAAAGCCATTTCGAGATTATGCGTTGAAAGCAAAATAGCTTTATTATGATTTTTAGTGAGATTCTTCAGAATATTCATCATATCAATTCTCGAAGGATAATCTAAGAAAGCCATCGGTTCATCCA
The DNA window shown above is from Bacteroidales bacterium and carries:
- a CDS encoding ABC transporter substrate-binding protein, whose translation is MKLYKIITVCIIGILLSSCKTKISVEDKSSVFLQPEYAKGFIIMEDRNNYFIHIINPSDTNEIVAKIQLGKSDIKKENKLVCFSTTHIAFCDKIGHINNICGIPDTSNYNKVDIFRKLNKQTEIITLANNPKIEKIISLQPDFITTSEYQKSNFLSLENAGIKCIPVLEYLETHPLGRAEWLKLFAFLFGEIDFADKICEDIFKRYNELADEQEYIPDKPAIFDCMEYHGYWYAAGGKSYIASFYRDAGFEYIFADDKHAGSFPVSSEIAIAEGATTEFWRIVFPSRFEVTLDDITKQNHLYKHFLSVKTGKVIVCNPSITQYYIEDILEPEIVLSDFINCRTGNDGENKYYKLLH